One genomic segment of Impatiens glandulifera chromosome 6, dImpGla2.1, whole genome shotgun sequence includes these proteins:
- the LOC124941836 gene encoding phosphoethanolamine N-methyltransferase 1-like: MSTQLGQEREVQKNYWVEHSSELTIEAMMLDSKAADLDKEERPEVLSLLPPYEGKTVLELGAGIGRFTGELAKKAGHVLALDFIESVIKKNESINGHYENVKFLCADVTSSDLVIPDESLDIIFSNWLLMYLSDNEVENLVERMVKWLKVGGYIFFRESCFHQSGDHKRKNNPTHYREPRYYTKVFKECHVRDSTSENSFELSLVGCKCIGAYVKNKKNQNQICWLWQKVSSDNDRGFQQFLDNVQYKSNGILRYERVFGEGFVSTGGIETTKEFVEMLDLKPGQKVLDVGCGIGGGDFYMAEKFDVHVIGIDLSVNMISFALERAVGLKHAVEFEVADCTKKTCPDNSFDVIYSRDTILHIQDKPALFKSFYKWLKPGGKVLISDYCKGAGTPTVEFAGYIKQRGYDLHDVETYGQMLRDAGFVDVIAEDRTNQFLRVLQDELDKIEKEKEEFIQDFSKEDYDDIVGGWKSKLVRSSAGEQLWGLFYGVKK, translated from the exons ATGTCTACTCAATTGG GACAAGAACGTGAGGTTCAGAAGAATTATTGGGTTGAACATTCTTCAGAACTTACTATTGAAGCTATGATGCTTGATTCAAAAGCTGCTGATCTTGACAAAGAGGAGAGACCTGAG GTTCTTTCTTTGTTACCACCTTATGAAGGAAAAACTGTACTGGAACTAGGTGCAGGAATTGGTCGCTTTACGGGTGAGCTAGCTAAGAAAGCTGGTCATGTCTTGGCTCTGGATTTTATTGAAAGTGTGATAAAGAAG AATGAAAGTATCAATGGACATTATGAGAATGTTAAATTCTTGTGTGCTGATGTAACATCATCTGATCTCGTTATTCCTGATGAATCCTTGGacattatattttcaaactGGCTACTGATGTATCTCTCTGACAATGAG GTTGAGAATCTTGTGGAAAGAATGGTCAAATGGTTGAAGGTTGGTGGATATATTTTCTTTAGAGAGTCTTGCTTCCATCAATCAGGAGACCATAAGCGAAAGAACAACCCAACTCACTACCGTGAGCCTAGATATTACACAAAG GTCTTCAAAGAGTGTCATGTACGCGATAGTACTTCTGAGAATTCTTTTGAACTATCTCTCGTTGGTTGCAAGTGCATTGGAGCTTATGTGAAAAACAAAAAGAACCAGAACcag ATTTGCTGGTTATGGCAGAAAGTTAGTTCTGACAATGATAGAGGGTTCCAGCAATTCCTTGACAATGTCCAGTACAAATCTAATGGAATTCTGCGCTATGAACGTGTGTTTGGAGAAGGATTTGTTAGTACAGGAGGAATAG AGACAACAAAAGAGTTTGTTGAAATGCTCGATCTTAAGCCTGGTCAGAAAGTCCTTGATGTGGGATGTGGAATCGGTGGAGGAGATTTCTACATGGCTGAGAAGTTCGATGTTCATGTAATTGGCATAGATCTTTCAGTCAATATGATCTCTTTTGCTCTAGAAAGGGCGGTTGGGCTAAAACATGCAGTTGAATTTGAAGTTGCTGACTGCACCAAGAAAACTTGCCCGGATAATTCATTTGATGTGATTTACAGCAGAGACACCATTCTCCACATTCAG GATAAACCTGCATTGTTCAAATCATTCTACAAATGGCTGAAACCGGGAGGCAAAGTTCTCATCAGTGACTATTGCAAGGGCGCCGGAACTCCAACAGTGGAGTTTGCTGGTTATATAAAGCAAAGAGGATATGATCTTCATGATGTCGAAACATATGGCCAG ATGCTTAGAGATGCTGGCTTTGTCGATGTTATTGCAGAGGATCGGACCAATCAG tTCTTAAGAGTTCTGCAAGACGAACTAGATAAGATTGAGAAGGAAAAGGAAGAATTCATTCAGGACTTCTCTAAG GAGGATTATGATGATATAGTTGGCGGTTGGAAATCAAAGTTGGTTAGGAGTTCGGCTGGCGAACAGCTGTGGGGTTTGTTCTATGGCGTCAAGAAATGA